GTTGTCCATTCTCAGTCTTTTTTCCTCTTTTACAACTTCTCTTTGCGTATCCACACCAATCTGGTTAATAACTGCGTGACGCATTCTTTCGGCTTCCATCCAAAGTCCCAACTGCTCGTTGTTTGAAGGGAATGTTTCGTAGTAATACGTTCTGTCATTCGTGGTGTTGGCATTATTCTGTCCTCCGTTTGAAGAAACTATTTTAAACCAGTCACCTCTTTTAATGTTAGGGGTTCCTTCAAACAAAAGGTGCTCAAAAAAGTGGGCAAAGCCTGTTCTTCCTTTTACTTCATCTTTTGCACCTACATGGTACATTACACCTGTGGTAACAACCGGTGCAGAATTATCCTGATGAAGAATTACGTGAAGCCCGTTCGGCAGGTCATATTCTTCGAATTTAATTTGTTGCGCATTCAGAGCCATCCCGAAGAAAGCTGCGGCAGCAACAGAAAGAAGTCGCTTTTTCATAAAGTAGAAATTGTTTTGTCAATTAGTTCCAAATTTACTTTAATTGTTACAATCTCCACTATAAATTTTTGGGCTGAATTTGTATATTTATCGAAAATACTTCAGATAGGGTACAGGAGGATTTCATTCTGTTCCGGATATGGATTAATTTTACATCATAAAACAATTAAAGAATGAAAAGCTTTTTACAGCAGAATGTCTCCCAGGATTCTCTTATTACCCTTTTTAGCCAGGCCCCTGTCGCCATGTCTCTGTTGATAGGTGAGGATTTTACCATCCACAGTGCCAACCCGCAGATCCTGGAACTCTGGGGAAAGGACCATACGGTTATGGGAAAATCCCTGTTTGAAGTTCTTCCGGAAATACAGTCTCAGGGATTTGTGGAAATCCTTAACAATGTATACCGTAACGGAGAAATTTTTAACGGAAATAGATGGCCTGTTTTTTTAGAGAAATACGGCGTATCTCAAGAGCATTTTTTTAATTTTATTTATGCTCCGGTATACAATGATGACAGGGAAATTATCGGGGTAAGCATTGTGGCCACTGAAATTACAGACCAGGTGATCTCAGAAAAAAAACTGAAAGACAGCGAACACCGTTTTGAATCGCTTATTAAAAAGTCAGATTACTCTATTGCCATTTACCGTACAGAGGAGCTTTTTATAGAATTTGCCAATGAGCCCATGTTTAAAACCTGGGGCAAAGATGCTTCGGTAATCGGGATGAAACTTGAAGATGCGCTTCCCGAGCTTGAAGGGCAGCCGTTTATAGGGATTCTGAAAGATATTTTCAGAACCGGTGAGACCTATTCCGCAAAAGAAGACCAGGTGGAGCTGGTTGTAGACGGCATCTTACAGACCTTCTATTACAATTTTTCTTACAAGCCCCTTAAAAATCCGGACGGTGAAGTATATGCCATCCTTAATATGGCCGTAAATGTAACGGATATCGTAATAGCTAGAAAAGAAGTACAGGAAAGCGAAAAGAAATTACGCGATCTGGCCGATTCGATGCCGCAGTTTGTATGGACATGTGACCATGACGGGCAGATTACATACATGAACGAAAGCTGGTACAGATATACAGGTTCCAAACAAAATCAGGACCAGACCCAGCTGGTAAAAGCAATGATGAGGCCTGAAACTGTTGAGAAAGTGGATAGGGTATGGGAAGAGTGCGTGCGTACATCCAGCCCTTTCGTAATGGAATATGAGCTTGAAGATCCCAAACAGAAAGGGAACTACAGGTGGTTTCTGGGAAGGGCCGTCCCGAACTTCGGAGAAAACGGGGAAGTAAAGCAATGGACGGGAACTTTTACCGATATCAATGAAGTCAAGCAGCTGGAAACCCAGAAAGACAATTTTCTCGGTATTGCCAGCCATGAGCTTAAAACACCGCTTACCAGCCTTAAATTATACACCCAGTTTATCAAAACGAATCTGCAGAAAGCGGGAGACCATAAAAATGCGGAGGTTGTGAAAAGGATGGACGGCCAGATTGACCGCCTTACGGAACTGATCAATGAACTTCTGGATGTCACCAAAATCCATAAGGGACAGATCCAGCTCAATGAATCTTATTTTGATTTTGATAAGCTTGTGGATGAAGTGGTGGAAGAACAGCAGATGACCTCTAGGCATAAAATGATTGTAAGCAAAGCCAAGGTAGGCGAAGTTTTTGCAGACCGGCACCGGATTTCACAGGTGATGGCCAATCTTATCAGCAATGCCATAAAATACTCGCCTGATGCAGATGAGGTGCACATTTCCTCATCGTCAGAAGGAGACCGGGCCAGAT
The sequence above is a segment of the Chryseobacterium sp. JJR-5R genome. Coding sequences within it:
- a CDS encoding ATP-binding protein yields the protein MKSFLQQNVSQDSLITLFSQAPVAMSLLIGEDFTIHSANPQILELWGKDHTVMGKSLFEVLPEIQSQGFVEILNNVYRNGEIFNGNRWPVFLEKYGVSQEHFFNFIYAPVYNDDREIIGVSIVATEITDQVISEKKLKDSEHRFESLIKKSDYSIAIYRTEELFIEFANEPMFKTWGKDASVIGMKLEDALPELEGQPFIGILKDIFRTGETYSAKEDQVELVVDGILQTFYYNFSYKPLKNPDGEVYAILNMAVNVTDIVIARKEVQESEKKLRDLADSMPQFVWTCDHDGQITYMNESWYRYTGSKQNQDQTQLVKAMMRPETVEKVDRVWEECVRTSSPFVMEYELEDPKQKGNYRWFLGRAVPNFGENGEVKQWTGTFTDINEVKQLETQKDNFLGIASHELKTPLTSLKLYTQFIKTNLQKAGDHKNAEVVKRMDGQIDRLTELINELLDVTKIHKGQIQLNESYFDFDKLVDEVVEEQQMTSRHKMIVSKAKVGEVFADRHRISQVMANLISNAIKYSPDADEVHISSSSEGDRARFCVRDFGIGIPADKQSKVFDQYYRVSESKTHTFPGLGLGLYISSEIIKRAGGEISVSSVEGEGSDFCFRIPKK